Proteins from a genomic interval of Stenotrophomonas maltophilia:
- a CDS encoding DUF3011 domain-containing protein, which translates to MKPLSLASLAVTLSLGALGTLALPAPSAAAQNGVIRCESQSNRERVCNTGWRGAQLVRQLSGSPCEEGRSWGSRNGSIWVTNGCRAEFVEARGGWGGGNGGGWGGNNGRPGETIRCESQNNRERSCPVGWRNARLVRQLSGSPCDEGRTWGVRNGALWVSNGCRAEFAEARGWGGGGGGWGGGNSNYSVTCSSNNNRSQTCDWDDRQGRPVLQQQLSGSACQEGRSWGYSRGQVWVSNGCRARFGTR; encoded by the coding sequence ATGAAACCGCTGTCCCTGGCCAGCCTGGCCGTAACCCTCAGCCTGGGTGCCCTGGGCACCCTTGCCCTGCCCGCCCCGTCCGCCGCTGCGCAGAACGGGGTGATCCGCTGCGAAAGCCAGAGCAACCGCGAACGGGTCTGCAACACCGGCTGGCGCGGCGCGCAGCTGGTCCGCCAGTTGTCTGGCAGCCCCTGCGAGGAAGGGCGCTCCTGGGGCAGCCGCAATGGCAGCATCTGGGTCACCAACGGCTGCCGCGCCGAGTTCGTCGAGGCCCGTGGTGGCTGGGGCGGCGGCAATGGCGGTGGCTGGGGCGGCAACAACGGTCGACCCGGCGAGACCATCCGCTGCGAAAGCCAGAACAATCGCGAGCGCAGCTGCCCGGTCGGCTGGCGCAATGCCCGCCTGGTCCGCCAGTTGTCCGGCAGTCCTTGCGACGAGGGCCGTACCTGGGGTGTGCGCAACGGCGCGCTGTGGGTCAGCAATGGCTGCCGCGCCGAATTCGCCGAGGCCCGCGGCTGGGGCGGCGGTGGCGGTGGCTGGGGCGGTGGCAACAGCAACTATTCGGTCACCTGCAGCAGCAACAACAACCGTTCGCAGACCTGCGACTGGGATGACCGCCAAGGCCGGCCGGTGCTGCAGCAGCAGTTGTCGGGCAGCGCCTGCCAGGAAGGCCGCAGCTGGGGTTACTCGCGTGGCCAGGTGTGGGTGAGCAACGGCTGCCGGGCGCGTTTCGGCACGCGGTGA
- a CDS encoding cation:proton antiporter: protein MSHELIYLLLIFALLVIPRALQRFSLPAPLTCLLFGIIGMLWLGDQAHDAVIGLLATLGISSLFLFAGLEVDLQALRRGMWPLLAHLVIRTATLFGVGWLAWRYAGLPWQAAGLLALALLTPSTGFIMDSLSRLGLSEDERFWVTSKAIAGELLALAALFIVLQAGDPGHMALSSLALLAMMIGLPLLFIALGRWVAPHAPGSEFSLLVMVGMVAAYITYLLGVYYLVGAFIAGLVARLLHQRMPLLASHENLHALRLFASFFVPFYFFNAGTKVPAEALSFEALGLGIVITLVVLPLRIGVVWLQRRVMFGESFRSSLRVSLALAPTLIFTLVLAAIMRERFQIPAVLFGALLLYAALTTLLPSLVFRTPFDVDPVEQEPAGEGEAAPVAVTETLPAAPALDR from the coding sequence ATGAGCCATGAATTGATCTACCTGCTGCTGATCTTCGCGCTGCTGGTGATCCCGCGCGCGCTGCAGCGCTTCAGCCTGCCCGCGCCACTGACCTGCCTGCTGTTCGGCATCATCGGCATGCTCTGGCTGGGCGATCAGGCCCATGATGCGGTGATCGGCCTGCTGGCCACGCTGGGTATTTCCTCGCTGTTCCTGTTCGCCGGCCTGGAAGTGGACCTGCAGGCGCTGCGCCGTGGCATGTGGCCGCTGCTGGCGCACCTGGTGATCCGCACTGCAACGTTGTTCGGCGTGGGCTGGCTGGCCTGGCGTTACGCAGGGCTGCCGTGGCAGGCCGCGGGCCTGTTGGCGCTGGCGCTGCTGACGCCCTCCACCGGTTTCATCATGGACTCGCTGTCGCGACTGGGCCTCAGCGAGGATGAGCGGTTCTGGGTGACCAGCAAGGCCATTGCCGGCGAACTGCTGGCGCTGGCGGCGTTGTTCATCGTGCTGCAGGCCGGTGACCCAGGCCACATGGCGCTGTCCAGCCTGGCCCTGCTGGCGATGATGATCGGCCTGCCGCTGCTGTTCATCGCGCTGGGACGCTGGGTGGCGCCGCACGCGCCGGGTTCCGAATTCTCGCTGCTGGTGATGGTGGGCATGGTGGCGGCCTACATCACCTATCTGCTGGGCGTGTATTACCTGGTCGGCGCGTTCATCGCCGGCCTGGTCGCGCGCCTGCTGCACCAGCGCATGCCGCTGCTGGCCTCGCACGAGAACCTGCATGCGCTGCGCCTGTTCGCCTCGTTCTTCGTGCCGTTCTACTTCTTCAACGCCGGCACCAAGGTGCCCGCCGAAGCGTTGAGCTTCGAGGCGCTGGGGCTGGGCATCGTGATCACCCTGGTGGTGCTGCCGCTGCGCATCGGCGTGGTCTGGCTGCAGCGCCGGGTGATGTTCGGCGAGAGCTTCCGCAGCAGCCTGCGGGTCTCGCTGGCGCTGGCGCCGACGCTGATCTTCACCCTGGTGCTGGCGGCGATCATGCGCGAGCGTTTCCAGATCCCGGCGGTGCTGTTCGGTGCGCTGCTGCTCTACGCTGCGCTGACCACGCTGCTGCCGTCGCTGGTGTTCCGTACCCCGTTCGATGTCGATCCGGTCGAGCAGGAACCTGCGGGTGAAGGCGAAGCCGCGCCGGTGGCGGTCACCGAAACGCTGCCGGCGGCGCCTGCCCTCGATCGCTGA
- the blaL2 gene encoding L2 family extended-spectrum class A beta-lactamase translates to MLARRRFLQFSGAAVASSLALPLLARAAGKTAANAPTDAAITAATDFAALEKACAGRLGVTLLDTASGRRIGHRQDERFPMCSTFKSVLAATVLSQAERMPALLDRRVPVRDADLLSHAPVTRRHAGKDLTVRDLCRATLITSDNTAANLLFGVVGGPPAVTAFLRASGDTVSRSDRLEPELNSFAKGDPRDTTTPAAMATTLQRVVLGEVLQPASRQQLADWLIDNETGDACLRAGLGKRWRVGDKTGSNGEDARNDIAVLWPVAGGTPWVLTAYLQAGAISYEQRATVLAQVGRIADRLIG, encoded by the coding sequence ATGCTCGCCCGTCGCCGATTCCTGCAGTTCAGTGGTGCTGCCGTGGCTTCCTCGCTTGCTCTGCCGCTGCTGGCACGTGCTGCGGGCAAGACCGCCGCCAACGCACCCACCGATGCCGCCATCACCGCCGCCACTGACTTCGCCGCGCTGGAAAAGGCCTGCGCCGGACGCCTCGGCGTGACCCTGCTGGACACTGCCAGCGGCCGCCGCATCGGTCATCGTCAGGACGAGCGCTTCCCGATGTGCAGCACCTTCAAAAGTGTGCTGGCGGCCACCGTGCTCAGCCAGGCCGAACGCATGCCGGCATTGCTGGACAGGCGGGTGCCGGTGCGCGACGCCGATCTGCTCTCGCACGCACCGGTCACCCGCCGCCATGCCGGCAAGGACCTGACCGTGCGCGACCTGTGCCGGGCGACCCTGATCACCAGTGACAACACTGCAGCCAACCTGCTGTTCGGCGTAGTCGGTGGCCCGCCCGCGGTGACCGCGTTCCTGCGCGCCAGCGGCGATACGGTGAGCCGCAGTGATCGGCTGGAGCCGGAGCTGAACAGTTTCGCCAAGGGCGATCCACGCGATACCACCACGCCGGCGGCGATGGCCACGACCCTGCAGCGCGTGGTGCTGGGCGAGGTGCTGCAACCGGCTTCGCGGCAGCAGCTGGCCGACTGGCTGATCGACAACGAAACCGGCGACGCCTGCCTGCGCGCGGGCCTCGGCAAGCGCTGGCGCGTTGGCGACAAGACCGGCAGCAATGGCGAGGACGCGCGCAACGATATTGCAGTGCTGTGGCCCGTGGCCGGGGGCACGCCCTGGGTGCTGACCGCCTATCTGCAGGCGGGTGCGATCAGCTACGAGCAACGCGCTACCGTGCTGGCACAGGTGGGCCGCATCGCCGATCGACTGATCGGATGA
- the ampR gene encoding LysR family transcriptional regulator AmpR, translating to MLHPTLPLNALRAFEAAARHQNFTRAALELCVSQAALSHQIRGLEDRLGIRLFHRLPRGVALTDEGAALYPVLNESFERISASIARYTGGPSREVLTLGVVGTFATGWLLPRLAAFEAAHPDIELRLQTHNNRIDLAGEGLDLAIRFGDGDWQGQACTAILDAPFAPLCAPALARRLKQPRDLGALPLLRSYRSDEWPRWLQAAGVSGVEARGPVFDSSLTVAMAAAGGAGVALLPLRMFEQELAEGRLLQPFGTTLELGCYWLTRLRSRAEREPAKRFREWLQAQGA from the coding sequence ATGTTGCACCCTACCCTGCCACTGAACGCGCTGCGCGCCTTCGAGGCCGCCGCCCGCCACCAGAACTTCACCCGTGCCGCGCTGGAGCTGTGTGTCAGCCAGGCCGCACTGAGCCACCAGATCCGTGGACTGGAGGACCGGCTGGGCATCCGCCTGTTCCATCGGCTGCCGCGTGGCGTGGCGCTCACCGATGAAGGTGCGGCGCTGTATCCCGTGCTCAACGAATCATTCGAGCGCATCTCTGCCAGCATCGCGCGCTACACCGGTGGCCCGTCCCGCGAGGTGCTGACGCTGGGCGTGGTCGGCACCTTCGCCACCGGTTGGCTGCTGCCACGGCTGGCCGCGTTCGAGGCCGCGCACCCGGATATCGAGCTGCGCCTGCAGACCCACAACAACCGCATCGACCTGGCCGGCGAAGGGCTGGACCTGGCGATCCGCTTCGGCGATGGTGACTGGCAGGGCCAGGCATGCACGGCGATCCTCGATGCGCCGTTTGCGCCGCTGTGCGCGCCGGCATTGGCGCGGCGGCTGAAGCAGCCACGCGACCTGGGCGCTCTACCATTGCTGCGCTCCTACCGCAGCGACGAATGGCCGCGCTGGCTGCAGGCGGCAGGGGTCAGCGGCGTGGAGGCACGCGGGCCGGTATTCGATTCCTCGTTGACGGTCGCGATGGCCGCCGCCGGTGGCGCCGGTGTGGCGTTGCTGCCGCTGCGCATGTTCGAACAGGAGCTGGCCGAGGGACGCCTGCTGCAGCCATTCGGCACCACGCTGGAGCTGGGGTGCTACTGGTTGACGCGTTTACGCTCGCGCGCCGAGCGTGAGCCTGCGAAGCGGTTCCGCGAATGGCTGCAGGCGCAGGGCGCGTAA
- a CDS encoding ABC-F family ATP-binding cassette domain-containing protein, which yields MISLRNFALRRGERLLLSNVDLTLHAGYRVGVVGRNGAGKSSLFAAVKGELEADKGDVDLPGKVRIASVAQETPSLPDPALSFVLGGDIEVAAVLAAEAEATAREDWEAVAEAHTKMAELNAYDAEARAGKLLHGLGFPAETHHRAVSSFSGGWRVRLNLARALMMPSDLLLLDEPTNHLDLDAVYWLEQWLLKYPGTLLLISHDREFLDNVATHTLHLHGGGAKLYPGGYTDFERQRAEQLRQQQIAHEKEQAERAHLQSFIDRFKAQASKAAQAQSRMKRLAKLAGTEAVRAEREFRIEFAPPAKLPFSLIRLNHVEAGYGKDAVILHNVGFGLEAGQRIGLLGPNGAGKTTLVKTLVGELAPIVGERMAHPDLKIGYFAQHTVESLHEGQSPMEHFREIAPDAPNQSFRDFLGKWNFPGDRAFEPVDGFSGGERARLALALIAWQQPNVLLLDEPTNHLDLEMREALAEALATFEGAIVMVSHDRHLIGLVCDTYWRVADGVVEPFDGDLDAYAAWLRTRPQAQGTKARMEQVEEPVVVKTAPVAQVVQKKPVNPHKLAAAEAKVAELEGVLAELDRQLADPANYADATRMAVIGRDRETAAAELEKAEAAWMELLES from the coding sequence ATGATCTCCCTTCGTAATTTCGCCTTGCGCCGCGGCGAGCGGCTGCTGTTGTCCAATGTCGACCTGACCCTGCACGCCGGTTACCGGGTGGGTGTGGTCGGCCGCAATGGTGCTGGCAAGTCCAGCCTGTTCGCGGCGGTGAAGGGCGAGCTGGAGGCGGACAAGGGCGACGTCGACCTGCCCGGCAAGGTGCGCATCGCCAGCGTTGCCCAGGAAACCCCGTCGCTGCCCGACCCGGCGCTGAGCTTCGTGCTCGGCGGCGACATCGAGGTGGCCGCAGTGCTGGCCGCCGAGGCCGAGGCGACCGCCCGTGAGGACTGGGAGGCCGTGGCCGAGGCGCACACCAAGATGGCCGAGCTCAATGCCTACGACGCCGAAGCGCGCGCCGGCAAGCTGCTGCATGGCCTCGGTTTCCCGGCTGAGACCCACCATCGCGCGGTGTCTTCGTTCTCCGGCGGCTGGCGCGTGCGCCTGAACCTGGCGCGCGCGCTGATGATGCCCAGCGACCTGCTGCTGCTCGACGAACCGACCAACCACCTCGATCTGGACGCCGTGTACTGGCTGGAACAGTGGCTGCTGAAGTACCCGGGCACCCTGCTGCTGATCTCGCATGACCGCGAGTTCCTCGACAACGTGGCCACCCACACCCTGCACCTGCACGGTGGTGGCGCCAAGCTCTATCCGGGCGGTTACACCGATTTCGAGCGCCAGCGCGCCGAACAGCTGCGCCAGCAGCAGATCGCGCACGAGAAGGAGCAGGCCGAGCGCGCTCACCTGCAGAGCTTCATCGACCGCTTCAAGGCGCAGGCCAGCAAGGCGGCGCAGGCGCAGAGCCGCATGAAGCGCCTGGCCAAGCTGGCCGGTACCGAAGCGGTGCGTGCCGAGCGCGAGTTCCGCATCGAGTTCGCGCCGCCGGCCAAGCTGCCGTTCTCGCTGATCCGCCTGAACCACGTCGAGGCCGGCTACGGCAAGGACGCGGTGATCCTGCACAACGTCGGCTTCGGCCTGGAAGCGGGCCAGCGTATCGGCCTGCTCGGCCCGAACGGTGCCGGTAAGACCACCTTGGTGAAGACCCTGGTGGGCGAACTGGCGCCGATCGTTGGCGAGCGCATGGCGCATCCGGACCTGAAGATCGGCTATTTCGCCCAGCACACGGTGGAGTCGCTGCACGAGGGCCAGTCGCCGATGGAACACTTCCGCGAGATCGCCCCGGATGCGCCGAACCAGTCGTTCCGCGACTTCCTCGGCAAGTGGAATTTCCCGGGTGACCGCGCGTTCGAGCCGGTCGATGGCTTCTCCGGTGGCGAGCGCGCGCGCCTGGCGCTGGCGCTGATCGCCTGGCAGCAGCCGAACGTGCTGCTGCTGGACGAACCGACCAACCACCTTGACCTGGAAATGCGCGAAGCGCTGGCCGAAGCACTGGCCACCTTCGAGGGCGCGATCGTGATGGTCTCGCATGATCGCCATCTGATCGGCCTGGTCTGTGATACCTACTGGCGTGTGGCCGATGGCGTGGTCGAGCCGTTCGACGGCGACCTGGATGCCTACGCCGCGTGGCTGCGCACCCGCCCGCAGGCGCAGGGCACCAAGGCGCGCATGGAACAGGTGGAAGAGCCGGTGGTGGTCAAGACCGCGCCGGTGGCGCAGGTGGTGCAGAAGAAGCCGGTGAACCCGCACAAGCTGGCCGCCGCCGAAGCCAAGGTGGCCGAGCTGGAAGGCGTACTGGCCGAACTGGACCGCCAGCTGGCTGACCCGGCCAACTACGCCGACGCCACCCGCATGGCGGTGATCGGCCGTGACCGCGAAACCGCCGCTGCGGAGCTGGAGAAGGCCGAAGCGGCGTGGATGGAACTGCTGGAGTCCTGA
- a CDS encoding TonB-dependent receptor plug domain-containing protein, producing MTRKTSLIAAAVAVALGGSPFVAAAQQAGTAANTLDTVIVTGTRVADRTVAESQSPIDIITPEALQSTGTSELATALSRALPSLNFPRPALTDGTSGVRPAQLRGLSPDQVLVLVNGKRRHTSAMINVNGSIGRGSSAVDINAIPIAAIERVEVLRDGASAQYGSDAIAGVINIVLKGSGSGGSLAVDYGQYSAGDGNKYQLSGDTGVEFGNGRGRVHVAGQISQQDESNRAGPYRGTTPNTGNYPSVGQTTFIVGDPRVDATAASVNASFDFSDHVTGYASALLSNRDITSFAFYRSRNHLNQTALLAQTYPDGFVPEINQYSKDRSLVAGVKGNTDNGWTWDLSLNHGENTLDFHTRNSINYSLGATSPRSFYDGTLKYQQDIFNADLTKSLDWGLAYPVTLSFGGEYRKEKWDQKPGELNSYTGSGAQGFGGFTPTNEVHADRHNYAVYAGLEADLTEKFSAGITGRYEDYSDFGDRFSGKLSARYAFTDKVALRATASSGFRAPSLAQQGYQAVTSQFTNGVFVERGTFPTTSAAAQALGASPLKAETSTSYSLGLVLQPVDRLYITVDAYQIDIDNRIALSSSITTNAASSALLSSLGLPQVTAFSYFTNGLDTRTRGVDFVSSYTVPFTASSLELTAAYSYNDTEVRRVGGTPAVFGTLGLTQSLIGRDEIGRIEDSYPRDKAILSGTWRSDHWELGLAATRYGKFTVRNSATALRDQTYGDAWVVDASASYKPSSNWTLTVGADNLLDKYPDRTEDLQNSTFGMLPYSNYSPFGFNGAYVYGRVKYTW from the coding sequence ATGACCCGCAAGACCAGCCTGATCGCCGCCGCCGTCGCTGTCGCACTCGGTGGCTCTCCGTTCGTTGCCGCTGCCCAACAGGCCGGTACCGCCGCCAACACCCTGGACACGGTGATCGTCACCGGCACCCGCGTGGCCGACCGCACGGTCGCCGAATCGCAGTCGCCGATCGACATCATCACCCCCGAAGCCCTGCAGTCCACCGGCACCAGCGAACTGGCCACGGCGCTGTCGCGCGCCCTGCCCTCGCTGAACTTCCCGCGCCCGGCCCTGACCGACGGCACCAGCGGCGTGCGCCCGGCACAGCTGCGCGGCCTGTCGCCGGACCAGGTGCTGGTGCTGGTCAACGGCAAGCGCCGTCATACCTCGGCGATGATCAACGTCAACGGCAGCATCGGCCGTGGCTCGTCGGCGGTGGACATCAACGCCATCCCGATCGCCGCCATCGAGCGCGTGGAAGTGCTGCGCGACGGCGCGTCGGCGCAATACGGCTCGGATGCCATCGCCGGCGTCATCAACATCGTGCTCAAGGGCAGCGGCAGTGGTGGCAGCCTGGCGGTGGACTACGGCCAGTACTCGGCCGGTGACGGCAACAAGTACCAGCTTTCCGGCGATACCGGCGTCGAGTTCGGCAACGGCCGCGGCCGCGTGCACGTGGCCGGCCAGATCAGCCAGCAGGATGAGAGCAACCGCGCCGGTCCCTACCGTGGCACCACGCCGAACACCGGCAACTACCCCAGCGTCGGCCAGACCACCTTCATCGTCGGCGACCCGCGTGTGGACGCTACCGCCGCTTCGGTCAACGCCAGCTTCGACTTCAGCGACCACGTGACCGGCTACGCCAGCGCGCTGCTGAGCAACCGCGACATCACCTCGTTCGCGTTCTACCGCTCGCGCAACCATCTGAACCAGACCGCGCTGCTGGCGCAGACCTACCCCGATGGCTTCGTGCCGGAGATCAACCAGTACTCCAAGGACCGCTCGCTGGTGGCCGGGGTCAAGGGCAACACCGACAACGGCTGGACCTGGGACCTGAGCCTGAACCACGGCGAGAACACCCTGGACTTCCACACCCGCAACAGCATCAACTACAGCCTGGGTGCGACCAGCCCGCGCTCGTTCTACGACGGCACACTGAAGTACCAGCAGGACATCTTCAACGCTGACCTGACCAAGTCGCTGGACTGGGGCCTGGCCTACCCGGTCACGCTGTCCTTCGGCGGTGAGTACCGCAAGGAGAAGTGGGACCAGAAGCCGGGCGAGCTGAACTCGTACACCGGCAGCGGCGCACAGGGCTTCGGCGGCTTCACCCCGACCAATGAAGTGCATGCCGACCGCCACAACTACGCCGTCTACGCCGGCCTGGAAGCGGATCTGACCGAGAAATTCTCGGCCGGCATCACCGGCCGCTACGAGGACTACTCGGACTTCGGCGACCGCTTCTCCGGCAAGCTGTCGGCGCGCTATGCGTTCACCGACAAGGTCGCGCTGCGGGCAACCGCCTCCAGCGGCTTCCGTGCGCCGTCGCTGGCGCAGCAGGGCTACCAGGCCGTCACCAGCCAGTTCACCAACGGCGTGTTCGTTGAACGCGGCACCTTCCCGACTACCAGCGCAGCCGCACAGGCGCTGGGCGCTTCGCCGCTGAAGGCCGAGACGTCCACTTCCTACAGCCTGGGCCTGGTGCTGCAGCCGGTGGATCGCCTGTACATCACCGTCGATGCCTACCAGATCGACATCGACAACCGCATCGCGCTGTCGTCCAGCATCACCACCAACGCCGCCAGCAGCGCGCTGCTGTCCAGCCTCGGCCTGCCGCAGGTGACCGCGTTCTCGTACTTCACCAACGGCCTGGATACGCGCACCCGCGGCGTTGACTTCGTGTCCAGCTACACCGTGCCGTTCACGGCCAGCAGCCTGGAACTGACCGCGGCCTACAGCTACAACGACACCGAAGTGCGCCGCGTCGGTGGCACCCCGGCGGTGTTCGGCACGCTGGGCCTGACCCAGTCGCTGATCGGCCGCGACGAGATCGGGCGCATCGAGGACAGCTACCCGCGCGACAAGGCGATCCTGAGCGGCACCTGGCGTTCGGATCATTGGGAACTGGGGCTGGCGGCAACCCGTTACGGCAAGTTCACCGTGCGCAACTCGGCCACCGCGCTGCGTGACCAGACCTACGGCGATGCCTGGGTGGTGGATGCCTCGGCCAGCTACAAGCCGAGCAGCAACTGGACCCTGACCGTGGGCGCCGACAATCTGCTGGACAAGTACCCGGACCGCACCGAAGACCTGCAGAACTCCACGTTCGGCATGCTGCCGTACAGCAACTACTCGCCGTTCGGCTTCAACGGCGCGTATGTGTACGGGCGGGTCAAGTACACCTGGTAA
- the ybaL gene encoding YbaL family putative K(+) efflux transporter, producing MHHDTDLINIVAVGLGLAFIFGALANKLRLSPLVGYLVAGICVGPFTPGFVADQALANQLAELGVMLLMFGVGLHFSLKDLMAVKAIAIPGAIGQIAVATLLGWGVASLMGWPALHGVIFGFSLATASTVVLLRAMEERRLLETMRGKIAVGWLIVEDLACVLALVMMPVMAGVFGPDAAKESHSLGSVLADIGWTFVQLGLFVAVMLVVGRRVIPWILERIAGTGSRELFTLSVLAIALGVAFGSAMLFGVSFALGAFFAGMLLNESELSHKAAHDSLPLRDAFAVLFFVSVGMLFDPNILVQHPWQVLATVLIIMFGKSAAAFFIVRAFGHPTSTALTISASLAQIGEFAFIIAGLGVALQILPKEGQSLVLAGALVSIMLNPLVFGLLDRWQAKQEQQPQPAEPEEAIGPSRDLRDHATVIGYGRVGSELAQVLRDRGVPVLVIDDNKDHVERAHANGIAAIRGSAAADRVLAEAHPERAKIAVLAIPQPLEAGEALAKLRAINPDLTLLARAHSDAEVKHLLEHGADGTVMAERELAYSLAEMIMSTPPYRNLGQHSIPVV from the coding sequence ATGCACCATGACACCGACCTGATCAACATCGTGGCCGTTGGCCTGGGGCTCGCCTTCATCTTCGGCGCGCTGGCCAACAAGCTGCGCTTGTCTCCCCTGGTCGGTTACCTGGTTGCTGGCATCTGCGTCGGCCCGTTCACCCCCGGCTTCGTCGCCGACCAGGCGCTGGCCAACCAGCTGGCCGAGCTGGGCGTGATGCTGCTGATGTTCGGCGTCGGCCTGCACTTCTCATTGAAGGACCTGATGGCGGTCAAGGCCATCGCCATCCCCGGTGCCATCGGCCAGATCGCGGTGGCCACCCTGCTCGGCTGGGGCGTGGCCTCGCTGATGGGCTGGCCCGCCTTGCACGGGGTCATCTTCGGTTTCTCGCTGGCCACGGCCAGTACCGTGGTGCTGCTGCGGGCGATGGAGGAACGCCGCCTGCTGGAGACGATGCGCGGCAAGATCGCGGTCGGCTGGCTGATCGTCGAAGACCTGGCCTGTGTGCTGGCGCTGGTGATGATGCCGGTGATGGCCGGCGTGTTCGGCCCCGACGCGGCCAAGGAATCGCACTCGCTGGGCAGCGTGCTGGCCGACATCGGCTGGACCTTCGTGCAGCTGGGCCTGTTCGTGGCGGTGATGCTGGTGGTCGGCCGCCGGGTCATCCCGTGGATCCTGGAGCGTATCGCCGGCACCGGTTCGCGCGAACTGTTCACCCTCTCGGTGCTGGCGATCGCGCTGGGCGTGGCGTTCGGCTCGGCCATGTTGTTCGGCGTCTCGTTCGCGCTGGGCGCGTTCTTCGCCGGCATGCTGCTCAACGAATCGGAGCTGAGCCACAAGGCCGCGCATGATTCGCTGCCGCTGCGTGATGCGTTCGCAGTGCTGTTCTTCGTCTCGGTCGGCATGCTGTTCGACCCCAACATCCTCGTCCAGCATCCCTGGCAGGTGCTGGCCACCGTGCTGATCATCATGTTCGGCAAGTCGGCCGCTGCGTTCTTCATCGTCCGTGCGTTCGGCCACCCGACCAGCACCGCATTGACCATCTCGGCCAGCCTGGCGCAGATCGGCGAGTTCGCCTTCATCATCGCCGGCCTCGGCGTGGCGCTGCAGATCCTGCCGAAGGAAGGCCAGTCACTGGTGCTGGCCGGTGCGCTGGTGTCGATCATGCTCAACCCGCTGGTGTTCGGCCTGCTCGATCGTTGGCAGGCCAAGCAGGAACAGCAGCCGCAACCGGCCGAGCCGGAAGAGGCCATCGGCCCCTCGCGCGACCTGCGTGACCACGCCACCGTGATCGGCTACGGCCGGGTCGGCAGCGAACTGGCGCAGGTGTTGCGTGATCGCGGCGTGCCGGTGCTGGTGATCGATGACAACAAGGACCACGTGGAGCGTGCGCATGCCAATGGCATTGCGGCGATCCGAGGCAGTGCCGCCGCCGACCGGGTGCTGGCCGAGGCCCATCCGGAGCGCGCGAAGATTGCGGTGCTGGCCATTCCACAGCCGCTGGAGGCCGGTGAGGCGCTGGCCAAGCTGCGGGCGATCAATCCGGACCTGACCCTGCTGGCGCGTGCGCACAGCGATGCGGAAGTGAAGCACCTGCTGGAACACGGTGCCGATGGCACGGTGATGGCCGAGCGCGAGCTGGCCTATTCGCTGGCGGAGATGATCATGTCGACGCCGCCGTACCGGAATCTGGGGCAGCACAGCATTCCGGTGGTGTGA